One stretch of Saccharopolyspora erythraea DNA includes these proteins:
- a CDS encoding glycosyltransferase family 2 protein — MIPWWLLAIVVFGTNFTLWGVIGLLRLLDSSTWGWWSRSRAPAPVDLDVSDVAVLIPAHNEEEVIVDSLNAITSLVPRQNVHVISDGSTDRTVELARRCGVNVISTATNVGKAGALQQAIRRFRLVERFEVVMLLDADTHVEPGYFQAALPLFADPGVVAVAGCVRSTTDDKRLSQVGRLVAHHRQRIYTMTQYLLKFGQTWRRVNATHIVPGFASLYRTAVLPEIEVNPPGLVIEDFNMTFEVYQKGLGKVGFTPSAVAVTQEPGTFKDYVRQSKRWSLGLWQTVRLHPPKANLFTAMLGLLLLELLSSSIMIVLLPLLLALLVIPDLFGSVAHLPVIGEVHAAVAAHLSLPVMLFGIVLPDLLLTCLVALIQRRPRFLLYAPVFLFMRVLDAAISLYALPQAWLARSTGRWSSPGRRPVDATPQPQQVQEPEPDLRAG, encoded by the coding sequence ATGATTCCGTGGTGGTTGCTGGCCATTGTGGTCTTCGGGACCAACTTCACGCTGTGGGGCGTGATCGGGCTCCTGCGGCTGCTCGACAGCTCGACGTGGGGCTGGTGGTCCAGGAGCAGGGCACCCGCGCCGGTGGACCTCGACGTGAGCGACGTGGCGGTGCTCATCCCGGCGCACAACGAGGAGGAGGTCATCGTCGACAGCCTGAACGCGATCACCTCGCTGGTGCCCAGGCAGAACGTGCACGTGATCTCCGATGGCTCGACGGACCGCACGGTGGAGCTGGCCCGGCGCTGCGGGGTGAACGTGATCAGCACGGCCACCAACGTGGGCAAGGCCGGCGCGCTGCAGCAGGCGATCCGGCGTTTCCGGCTCGTCGAGAGGTTCGAGGTCGTGATGCTGCTCGACGCCGACACCCACGTCGAGCCCGGGTACTTCCAGGCCGCGCTGCCGCTGTTCGCCGATCCGGGCGTCGTCGCGGTCGCCGGGTGCGTGCGCTCCACCACCGATGACAAGAGGCTCTCGCAGGTGGGCAGGCTGGTGGCCCACCACCGCCAGCGCATCTACACCATGACCCAGTACCTGCTGAAGTTCGGCCAGACCTGGCGCCGGGTCAACGCGACCCACATCGTGCCCGGGTTCGCCAGCCTGTACCGGACCGCGGTGCTGCCCGAGATCGAGGTGAACCCGCCGGGTCTGGTGATCGAGGACTTCAACATGACTTTCGAGGTCTACCAGAAGGGCCTGGGCAAGGTGGGATTCACGCCGTCGGCGGTCGCGGTGACCCAGGAACCGGGCACGTTCAAGGACTACGTGCGCCAGAGCAAGCGGTGGTCGCTCGGCCTGTGGCAGACCGTCCGGCTGCACCCGCCGAAGGCGAACCTGTTCACCGCGATGCTGGGGCTGCTGCTCCTGGAGCTGCTGAGCAGCAGCATCATGATCGTGCTCCTGCCGCTGCTGCTGGCACTGCTGGTGATCCCGGATCTGTTCGGCTCGGTGGCGCATCTGCCGGTGATCGGCGAGGTCCACGCCGCGGTCGCGGCGCACCTGAGCCTGCCGGTGATGCTGTTCGGCATCGTGCTGCCCGACCTGCTGCTGACGTGCCTGGTGGCGCTGATCCAGCGCCGGCCGCGGTTCCTGCTCTACGCACCCGTCTTCCTGTTCATGCGGGTGCTGGACGCGGCGATCTCGCTGTACGCGCTGCCGCAGGCCTGGCTGGCGCGTTCTACGGGGCGGTGGAGCAGCCCCGGGCGCAGGCCGGTCGACGCCACGCCGCAACCGCAGCAGGTGCAGGAGCCGGAGCCGGACCTGCGGGCCGGCTGA
- a CDS encoding LuxR C-terminal-related transcriptional regulator, protein MNFVRLLMVDDHLMLTEALSVRLSTVPDLWLVGRCELEDPRLPEMVRRLRPDVITVDVEPVGTRGGELVRLLRKERPQVHVVVLTGRHDPEQAVEAARAGVQAWVSKESGVDELTAVLRGVCAGHGWYPPELLGTVLRELREDAVRATERTGPLDCLSDRERDVLQGMVAGKRGSRIAEELRISTETVRTHTRSILAKLHVHSQLEAVSVATSAGMRPHGSRPMR, encoded by the coding sequence GTGAACTTCGTGCGGCTGCTCATGGTGGACGACCACCTCATGCTCACCGAGGCGTTGAGCGTCCGGTTGTCGACGGTGCCGGACCTGTGGTTGGTGGGCCGGTGCGAGTTGGAGGACCCCCGGTTGCCGGAGATGGTGCGCAGGCTGCGGCCGGACGTCATCACCGTCGACGTCGAACCGGTGGGCACGCGCGGCGGGGAGCTGGTCCGCCTGCTCAGGAAGGAACGTCCGCAGGTGCACGTCGTCGTGCTCACCGGACGCCACGATCCCGAGCAGGCGGTGGAGGCGGCCCGGGCCGGCGTGCAGGCATGGGTGTCGAAGGAGTCCGGTGTGGACGAGCTGACCGCGGTCCTGCGCGGGGTGTGCGCGGGCCACGGCTGGTATCCGCCCGAACTGCTCGGCACCGTCCTGCGCGAGCTGCGGGAGGACGCGGTCCGGGCCACCGAGCGGACCGGGCCGCTGGACTGCCTCAGCGACCGCGAACGCGACGTGCTGCAGGGCATGGTGGCCGGCAAGCGCGGCAGCCGGATCGCCGAGGAGCTGCGGATCTCCACCGAGACCGTGCGCACCCACACCCGCAGCATCCTGGCCAAGCTGCACGTGCACAGCCAGCTCGAGGCGGTCAGCGTGGCCACCTCGGCGGGGATGCGCCCCCACGGCTCGAGGCCGATGCGGTGA
- a CDS encoding glycosyltransferase, producing the protein MSRRLRVAAVVTRLEGGAGEMVLRGARALDPAEYEVTIVAGSGGRLLREAGAAGLETVLVPGLRAPIAPHADVLALAGLVRLLARRRFDVVHTNCAKAGTLGRIAARRTGVPRVVHTYHGFPFHEFQRVTRRATYVAVERALGRITDLSLCVGTGVAVEALRRRLVPPERVRTIGVAVAPGPVLTPQSRHDARRALRLPPDVPVVGTVARLTYQKAPDDFVEALRALRPRGVVGVWVGGGELAGEARDLAVRAGVPLVFTGDRADAVDLLPAFDVFAMSSRYEGLPLAVVEAMRCGIPVAATAVNAVGDVVVPGETGLLAPPGRPELLAAAVARLLDEPCEALRMTRAAAAGIAGRHDSAALAEALGDAYGGSRTPAADRVMHVE; encoded by the coding sequence GTGAGCCGCAGGCTGCGGGTCGCCGCGGTCGTCACCCGGCTGGAAGGCGGCGCGGGCGAGATGGTCCTGCGTGGAGCGCGGGCGCTGGACCCCGCGGAGTACGAGGTGACGATCGTGGCGGGCAGCGGTGGCCGGCTGCTGCGCGAGGCCGGCGCCGCCGGGCTCGAGACCGTGCTGGTTCCGGGGCTGCGCGCGCCGATCGCACCGCACGCCGACGTGCTCGCCCTGGCTGGGCTGGTCCGGCTCCTGGCGAGGCGGAGGTTCGACGTCGTGCACACCAACTGCGCGAAGGCGGGCACGCTCGGCCGGATCGCGGCGCGCCGCACGGGCGTGCCCCGGGTCGTGCACACCTACCACGGCTTCCCCTTCCACGAGTTCCAACGGGTGACACGCCGGGCTACCTATGTCGCCGTCGAACGAGCGCTCGGCCGCATCACCGACCTGTCACTGTGCGTAGGCACCGGAGTCGCCGTCGAGGCACTGCGGAGGCGGCTCGTACCTCCGGAACGCGTTCGCACGATCGGCGTAGCCGTGGCCCCCGGTCCGGTGCTCACCCCGCAGTCGCGACACGACGCGCGCCGCGCGCTGCGGCTGCCGCCGGACGTGCCCGTCGTCGGAACAGTGGCGCGGCTGACTTACCAGAAGGCTCCGGACGACTTCGTCGAAGCCCTGCGCGCCTTGCGTCCCCGGGGCGTGGTCGGCGTATGGGTCGGAGGGGGAGAGCTCGCGGGTGAGGCACGCGACCTCGCCGTGCGGGCAGGGGTGCCCCTGGTCTTCACCGGTGACCGGGCCGACGCGGTGGACCTGCTGCCCGCGTTCGACGTCTTCGCCATGTCCAGCAGGTACGAGGGACTGCCGCTGGCCGTCGTCGAGGCCATGCGCTGCGGGATCCCGGTGGCGGCCACGGCCGTGAACGCCGTCGGAGACGTCGTGGTGCCGGGCGAGACCGGACTGCTGGCTCCTCCCGGGCGGCCCGAGCTGCTGGCGGCGGCCGTCGCACGCCTGCTCGACGAGCCGTGCGAGGCGCTGCGAATGACGCGGGCGGCAGCCGCGGGGATCGCGGGCAGGCACGACTCGGCTGCGCTCGCGGAGGCGTTGGGGGACGCATACGGTGGCTCGCGGACTCCCGCCGCCGACCGGGTCATGCACGTGGAGTAG
- a CDS encoding sensor histidine kinase, which produces MHRESAWKWGRAEPPEVQGLLHDLGRGLATLSYLREGMDAEASLSGSVRHRLRLMERELARLAELVEVQPAASEVFDVRELVAELVSVTRLSAPAEVGLRPGEPCMLRSDRTAMWRMLANLVENAVRAAGADGTVEVAVSRRESGGVVVEVADDGPGFGRGPSGKASLGLAIVHDLAGACGARLRIDSPPQGGTRVVVVFGARQGPSWRRRRREGGCDGRSGAR; this is translated from the coding sequence TTGCATCGGGAATCTGCGTGGAAGTGGGGGCGCGCGGAGCCACCCGAGGTCCAGGGACTGCTGCACGACCTGGGCAGGGGGCTGGCGACGTTGTCGTACCTGAGGGAGGGGATGGACGCCGAGGCGTCGCTGTCCGGCAGCGTGCGGCACCGGCTGCGGCTCATGGAGCGCGAACTGGCGAGGCTCGCGGAGCTGGTCGAGGTCCAGCCCGCCGCCTCCGAGGTGTTCGACGTCCGCGAGCTGGTGGCCGAACTGGTGTCGGTCACGCGGTTGTCGGCGCCGGCCGAGGTCGGGTTGCGGCCGGGTGAGCCGTGCATGCTGCGCAGCGACCGCACCGCGATGTGGCGGATGCTGGCCAACCTGGTCGAGAACGCCGTGCGGGCCGCGGGAGCCGACGGCACCGTCGAGGTCGCGGTGTCCCGGCGCGAGTCGGGCGGTGTCGTGGTGGAGGTCGCCGACGACGGTCCCGGCTTCGGCCGGGGCCCCAGCGGCAAGGCCTCGCTGGGACTTGCGATCGTCCATGACCTGGCCGGCGCGTGCGGGGCGCGGCTGCGCATCGACTCGCCGCCGCAGGGCGGCACGCGGGTCGTGGTCGTCTTCGGCGCCCGGCAGGGCCCGTCGTGGAGGCGACGCCGACGGGAAGGGGGATGCGATGGTCGATCTGGTGCTCGGTGA
- a CDS encoding response regulator, producing the protein MVDLVLGDDHAIFVDALVGALPENDFRVVGTASSIEDTLAAVRSHQPDVCLLDRHFADGDGLTVVERITEGRTKVLVLTADGDVQGMRDALGRGATGYVNKMCGLSVLAAAIRAVVDGEVVVELAASRAPKLRGTTDARRLASHLTARERQCLELLVEGAQTRAMARGLGVSSTTVRTHVQSILTKLGVHSRLEAASFALRHSLLDQPPEPEVTRLRTAVR; encoded by the coding sequence ATGGTCGATCTGGTGCTCGGTGACGACCACGCGATATTCGTGGACGCGCTGGTGGGCGCGCTTCCGGAAAACGATTTCCGCGTGGTGGGCACGGCGAGCAGCATCGAGGACACGCTGGCCGCGGTGCGCTCGCACCAGCCGGACGTGTGCCTGCTGGACCGGCACTTCGCCGACGGCGACGGGCTGACGGTGGTCGAGAGGATCACCGAGGGGCGCACGAAGGTCCTCGTGCTCACCGCCGACGGCGACGTGCAGGGCATGCGCGACGCGCTGGGGCGGGGCGCGACCGGATACGTGAACAAGATGTGCGGTCTGTCCGTGCTGGCCGCCGCGATCCGCGCGGTGGTCGACGGCGAGGTGGTGGTCGAGCTGGCGGCGTCCCGGGCGCCGAAGCTGCGCGGCACGACCGACGCGCGACGGCTGGCCTCGCACCTCACCGCGCGCGAGCGGCAGTGCCTGGAGCTGCTCGTCGAAGGTGCGCAGACCCGTGCGATGGCGAGGGGGCTGGGGGTGTCCTCGACCACCGTGCGGACCCACGTGCAGTCGATCCTGACCAAGCTGGGGGTGCATTCCCGGCTGGAGGCGGCGTCCTTCGCACTGCGGCACTCTCTGCTCGACCAGCCACCGGAACCGGAGGTGACCAGGCTACGCACGGCCGTCAGATGA
- a CDS encoding acetolactate synthase large subunit, translating into MKGAEGLLATAIEAGVRVCFANPGTTEMPLVEAFDAVPGIRTVLGLSEGVVTGAADGYTRMAGVPAMTLLHLGPGFANGIANLHNARRARTPVINVVGEHATWHQSADAPLASDIESLAAPVSGWVGRTTSARSAGAEFVEARQAALRDRLPATLIAAADHMWSEGGTTADVPPAPGPAEVGQEQVDSVAKVLASGERPALLLGGNALSADGIRTAARIAAAVGGEVLAERSPARIERGPDVPPLRSLPYFPEDVLGSLEGFSHLVLVGTPAPVAFFGYEGMPSVLVPEGTQLHTLAEPGQDAAAALDALAGATGGTDARLPASQRPEVRAPQGDLTSSAIAAAIVLTQPQGAIVVNEGVSSSGAYPGLAAAAPRHTEITLTGGAIGMGIPAATGAAVACPDRHVIDFQADGSALYTLQGLWTQARQRLDVTTVICSNSRYRILEAELSRAGVDRPGPAAAGMTALGDPAPDWTALAAGFGVPAVRATTGVQLLDALRQASREPGPHLVEAVI; encoded by the coding sequence GTGAAGGGTGCGGAAGGCCTGCTGGCCACGGCGATCGAGGCGGGCGTGCGGGTGTGCTTCGCCAATCCGGGCACGACCGAGATGCCGCTCGTGGAAGCCTTCGACGCGGTGCCGGGCATCCGCACCGTGCTCGGCCTGTCCGAGGGCGTGGTGACCGGTGCCGCCGACGGCTACACGCGGATGGCCGGGGTGCCCGCCATGACGCTGCTGCACCTGGGCCCGGGTTTCGCCAACGGCATCGCCAACCTGCACAACGCGCGCCGCGCCCGCACCCCGGTGATCAACGTCGTCGGGGAGCACGCCACCTGGCACCAGTCCGCCGACGCACCGCTGGCCAGCGACATCGAGTCGCTCGCGGCGCCGGTCTCGGGCTGGGTCGGACGGACCACGTCCGCGCGGTCGGCGGGGGCCGAGTTCGTCGAGGCGCGCCAGGCGGCCCTCCGGGACCGGCTGCCCGCCACGCTGATCGCCGCGGCCGACCACATGTGGAGCGAGGGCGGCACGACCGCCGACGTCCCGCCTGCTCCCGGTCCGGCCGAGGTCGGGCAGGAGCAGGTCGACTCGGTCGCCAAGGTCCTCGCCTCCGGAGAGCGCCCGGCGCTGCTGCTCGGCGGGAACGCGCTGAGCGCCGACGGGATCCGCACGGCCGCGCGCATCGCCGCGGCGGTCGGCGGCGAGGTCCTCGCGGAGCGTTCGCCCGCCCGCATCGAGCGGGGCCCGGACGTGCCGCCGCTGCGCTCGCTGCCCTACTTCCCCGAGGACGTCCTGGGCAGCCTCGAAGGCTTCTCGCACCTGGTGCTGGTGGGCACACCCGCACCGGTGGCGTTCTTCGGCTACGAAGGCATGCCCAGCGTCCTGGTGCCGGAGGGCACGCAGTTGCACACGCTCGCCGAGCCGGGGCAGGACGCCGCGGCGGCGCTCGACGCCCTCGCCGGCGCCACCGGCGGCACCGATGCGCGACTGCCCGCCTCGCAGCGCCCGGAAGTGCGCGCGCCACAAGGAGATCTGACGTCCTCGGCGATCGCGGCGGCGATCGTGCTCACCCAGCCGCAAGGCGCGATCGTGGTCAACGAAGGCGTCTCCTCGTCCGGGGCGTACCCGGGCCTGGCCGCCGCCGCGCCCCGTCACACCGAGATCACGCTCACCGGCGGCGCGATCGGCATGGGCATCCCGGCCGCCACCGGTGCGGCGGTCGCGTGCCCGGATCGGCACGTGATCGACTTCCAGGCCGACGGCAGCGCCCTCTACACGTTGCAGGGGCTGTGGACCCAGGCCAGGCAGCGGCTGGACGTCACCACCGTGATCTGCTCGAACTCCCGCTACCGCATCCTGGAGGCGGAGCTGAGCCGCGCCGGGGTGGACCGGCCGGGGCCGGCCGCCGCGGGCATGACCGCCCTCGGCGACCCCGCACCCGACTGGACCGCGCTCGCCGCGGGCTTCGGCGTCCCGGCGGTCCGGGCCACCACGGGCGTGCAACTGCTGGACGCCCTGCGCCAGGCGAGCCGCGAGCCCGGCCCACACCTGGTGGAGGCCGTCATCTGA
- a CDS encoding alpha/beta hydrolase, translating to MTAVRGVALGRRYRSVSAVLVLVFTLVLSGCVPAPRAEPPEQEAPAAQVPMPAITYEQVRSEHRQTDVRLYTAHPSGLERTEGLPAVLYLHGRDGIDPTPIPYDTLAALEREYRDGAVPAFAFVVVDGGYNPYWTDGSANGDLSSMLTDELPRWLRERGLGDDEGRPFAVAGISTGGFGALNYAIARHAAGNPVSAVAELAPALPVTWEHMSEKGAFGSEEQWRQADPLAHLDQLGDVPVGVWVGDADPFLPGAERLVAEHTNTPVASVLPGGHDGSVFDVVGADMVRFLADHVPAAG from the coding sequence ATGACGGCGGTGCGTGGCGTGGCCCTCGGGCGGCGGTACCGGTCTGTGTCGGCGGTGCTGGTGCTGGTGTTCACCCTGGTGTTGTCCGGCTGCGTCCCGGCGCCGCGGGCCGAACCACCGGAGCAGGAGGCGCCGGCCGCGCAGGTCCCGATGCCGGCGATCACCTACGAGCAGGTGCGCTCCGAGCACCGCCAGACCGATGTCCGGCTCTACACCGCCCACCCCTCGGGCCTGGAGCGCACCGAGGGCCTTCCGGCGGTGCTCTACCTGCACGGGCGCGACGGCATCGACCCCACCCCGATCCCTTACGACACCCTGGCCGCGCTGGAACGCGAGTACCGCGACGGCGCGGTCCCGGCGTTCGCGTTCGTCGTGGTCGACGGCGGCTACAACCCCTACTGGACCGACGGTTCGGCCAACGGTGACCTGTCGAGCATGCTCACCGATGAGCTCCCGCGGTGGTTGCGTGAGCGGGGGCTCGGCGACGACGAGGGGCGGCCGTTCGCGGTCGCGGGGATCTCCACCGGCGGCTTCGGCGCGCTGAACTACGCGATCGCGCGCCATGCGGCCGGGAACCCGGTCTCGGCGGTCGCCGAGCTCGCCCCCGCGCTCCCGGTGACCTGGGAGCACATGAGTGAGAAGGGCGCCTTCGGTTCCGAGGAGCAGTGGCGGCAGGCCGACCCACTGGCGCACCTGGACCAGCTCGGTGACGTGCCGGTCGGGGTGTGGGTCGGCGACGCCGACCCGTTCCTGCCCGGGGCCGAGCGGCTGGTCGCCGAGCACACCAACACACCGGTGGCCTCGGTGCTGCCGGGCGGCCACGACGGGTCGGTGTTCGACGTGGTCGGGGCCGACATGGTGCGGTTCCTCGCCGACCACGTCCCGGCCGCCGGCTGA
- a CDS encoding alpha/beta fold hydrolase, with translation MADYIQIPTPAGKFDALTSGPEGGRPVLLLHGFPEAAVQWSEQLSVLGEAECHAVAPDQRGYSPGVRPEQVADYRLEELVGDVLAIADHLGWQRFDLVGHDWGAAVSWATAAAHPDRVRTLTAVSVPHLDPFAQAVREDEDQQQRSAYMQVFRGSGAERALLEENARKLRQIYGHVVPQHHIDDYVQRLTEPGALTAALNWYRASRFNGPIGKVAVPTLYVWSTEDVAIGSTAALATEHHVCGPYRFEMLEDVSHWIPEQAPEELNRFILEHLLEHQD, from the coding sequence GTGGCCGACTACATCCAGATCCCCACGCCCGCGGGCAAGTTCGACGCGCTCACCAGCGGCCCGGAAGGCGGCCGTCCGGTGCTGCTGCTGCACGGCTTCCCGGAGGCCGCCGTCCAGTGGAGCGAGCAGCTCTCCGTGCTCGGCGAGGCCGAGTGCCACGCGGTCGCCCCGGACCAGCGCGGCTACTCCCCCGGCGTGCGCCCCGAGCAGGTCGCCGACTACCGGCTCGAGGAACTGGTCGGTGATGTCCTGGCCATCGCCGACCACCTCGGCTGGCAGCGCTTCGACCTGGTCGGCCACGACTGGGGCGCGGCCGTGTCGTGGGCGACGGCGGCGGCGCACCCGGACCGGGTCCGCACGCTGACCGCGGTGTCGGTCCCCCACCTCGACCCGTTCGCGCAGGCGGTGCGCGAGGACGAGGACCAGCAGCAGCGGTCGGCCTACATGCAGGTGTTCCGCGGTTCCGGCGCCGAACGCGCGCTGCTGGAGGAAAACGCGCGCAAGCTGCGGCAGATCTACGGCCACGTCGTCCCCCAGCACCACATCGACGACTACGTGCAGCGGCTGACCGAGCCGGGCGCGCTGACCGCGGCGCTGAACTGGTATCGGGCCAGCCGCTTCAACGGGCCGATCGGGAAGGTGGCGGTGCCGACGCTCTACGTCTGGAGCACCGAGGACGTCGCGATCGGCTCCACCGCTGCTCTGGCCACCGAGCACCACGTCTGCGGTCCGTACCGGTTCGAGATGCTGGAGGACGTCTCGCACTGGATCCCCGAGCAGGCACCGGAGGAGCTGAACCGCTTCATCCTCGAACACCTGCTGGAGCACCAGGACTGA
- a CDS encoding aldose 1-epimerase family protein has product MSQQRNWTRRSAITAAAGVAAATSLTPTAHARPPAGGGQTAVGRLYEIRSGRHRAVVAGVAATLLSWQVDGTEMLLTHDPSWLGEGYQGKTILPWPNRIESGRYTFGGQQLQVPINEPSRQAALHGLMSWVEWQPVRHRRDGVVLEYLLHPHYGYPFTLAFQIEFTVDGRGVSSRLSAKNVGDTDAPFGTANHSYIAASGPAIDTMGFELPASTYYVTDDNLIPTGTAPVAGTEYDFRSARRIGSTKMDTAFTDLARESGGDAVVRFERPGGENVELWVDRTHGYLQVYTDDSPSEDRPARAGITVEPMTCAPNAFVTGDGLITLRPGEVHEGRWGYRIGG; this is encoded by the coding sequence ATGTCACAGCAGCGCAACTGGACGCGGCGGAGCGCGATCACGGCGGCGGCCGGAGTCGCCGCCGCCACGTCGCTCACCCCGACCGCGCACGCCCGGCCCCCGGCGGGCGGCGGGCAGACCGCGGTCGGGCGGCTCTACGAGATCCGCTCGGGCAGGCACCGGGCGGTGGTCGCCGGGGTCGCCGCGACGCTGCTGTCGTGGCAGGTCGACGGCACCGAGATGCTGCTGACCCACGACCCGTCGTGGCTCGGCGAGGGCTACCAGGGCAAGACGATCCTGCCCTGGCCCAACCGGATCGAGAGCGGCCGCTACACCTTCGGCGGTCAGCAGTTGCAGGTCCCGATCAACGAGCCGTCGCGGCAGGCCGCGCTGCACGGGCTGATGAGCTGGGTCGAGTGGCAGCCGGTGCGCCACCGCAGGGACGGGGTCGTCCTGGAGTACCTGCTGCACCCGCACTACGGCTATCCGTTCACCCTGGCGTTCCAGATCGAGTTCACCGTGGACGGACGCGGGGTGAGCAGCAGGCTTTCGGCCAAGAACGTCGGCGACACCGACGCCCCGTTCGGCACCGCGAACCACAGCTACATCGCCGCGAGTGGACCGGCCATCGACACCATGGGCTTCGAGCTGCCCGCGAGCACCTACTACGTCACCGACGACAACCTGATCCCGACCGGGACCGCACCGGTCGCGGGCACCGAGTACGACTTCCGCTCGGCGCGGCGGATCGGCTCGACCAAGATGGACACCGCTTTCACCGACCTGGCAAGGGAGTCCGGCGGGGACGCGGTGGTCCGGTTCGAGCGGCCGGGCGGGGAGAACGTCGAGCTCTGGGTTGACCGGACCCACGGTTACCTGCAGGTCTACACCGACGACTCGCCGTCGGAGGACCGCCCGGCCCGCGCGGGCATCACCGTCGAGCCGATGACGTGCGCTCCCAACGCCTTCGTCACCGGTGACGGCCTGATCACCCTGCGACCCGGCGAGGTGCACGAGGGCCGCTGGGGCTACCGCATCGGTGGGTGA